GGTTGCGCGGGTCTTCGGGGTCTTTGGCAATCTTTGGCTGCGAGTCGGCCTCACCCCGTATCTCAATAATCTGCTTGGGGCGCAATCCGGAGGCTTCCATCAAGCGGCGGGCGCTGTTGGCCCGGTCCGCCGAAAGCTCCCAGTTGGAGTACTCGGTCCGCCCGGTGTATGGCTTGCTGTCGGTGTGCCCCTCAACAATGATATGATTCGGTAGCGCCCCCAGGTCGGCGGCGATTTCTTCAAGGAGCACGCTCGTGCGTGCTTTTAATTTGGCGCTTCCCAAGTCAAAGAAATTGGAGGAATCAGGATGTGTCGCGGCGTCAATCAACTGAATCCGAAGCCCCTCCGGTGTCATTTCGATCTCGACAAAATCCTTCAGCTTCGCCATATCGGGCGAATTGCTGATCGCCTCACGAATCTTTTGCCCGGTGCTCTCCAGCACCTGCTTCTCCGCTTCCCTCCTCTTAACCAGTTCCGATTTCAAATCCTTGACAGCCGAATTGCCCCCTTCAAAGACCCCTTTCCCGGCTTTGTCCGAGAACCCCACCGGATCGCGGAAATATCCCCCCACCCCCTCTTTGATCTTATCCGATTGATTGACCAGCCACATCACCAGGAAAAACGCCATCATCGCCGTCACAAAATCGGCATAGGCAACCTTCCAGGCGCCGCCGTGATGCCCCTCGTGAGCGCCCTTCTTCTTGACGACTATTATCGGTCGCTTTTTGTCTTCATCAGTCATGGGGACTATCCAGCCTTGGGCGCTTTGGTGGCGCGGCAGGCTTCCTCGACTTCAAAGAAACTGGGACGAACATCGCTGGTAATAACACGTCGGGCAAATTCGACCGCAATTGAGGCCGCAAAACCCTTATGAAAAGCCAGCAGCCCTTGTTTGAGGCAGATATAATATTTCGATTCGGCATCCGTCATTTGCTCGATATTGGCCGCCAGCGGCTGGACAAATCCATAGGAAAGCAGCACGCCGAGGAATGTTCCTACCAGCGCGGCGCCGACTTTTTCGCCAATCTCCGATGGCGGGCCGTCAATCGCCCCCATGGTGATCACCACACCCAGCACCGCGGCCACAATCCCCAACCCCGGCAAGGCGTCCCCCACCCGCGCCAGCGAAATTGAGGATTGCAGATTTTCATGATGATGCGTCTCCAGATCGAGGTCCATCATCGATTCCAGATCATGCTCCGGCACGCCGCCCATGATTATCAGCCGCATCGTATCGACCAGAAAACCAAGCGCATGGTGGTTTTTCATCAGTTCGGGATACTTGCTCAAAACGGCGCTTTTTTCGGGGCTTTCGATATGTGCCTCCAGACCAACCAGACCATCTTTGCGTGCCACATTGAAAAGCTCATACATCATGGCCAGAAGATCGGTGTACGATTTCTTGGTCGGGCCGGACCCGAGAATCTTCCCCAGACTCGACATTATCGACTTCAATACCTTCGGGGGAACACCCACCAGAAGCGTGCCCAGCGCAGCGCCGCCAATAATCAAAAACTCGGCCGGCTGAAAAAGAACCATCATTTGTCCTTTTTCCATCAAAAAACCGCCAATAACCGCGCCCGCCACGATAAAGATGCCGATTATCGCAAGCATATATCCTTCTTACCCCTTATTATCATTACACTTAAATATCGTCATTTTGAGCCAAAACTGAATAACTGGCGCCACCCTATGCCCCATAGAAACAGTTTGGCAACGGAAGACCGATATTATAAATTGAAATGATGAATTGCCTGTTCTGTAAAATAGCCGCCGCAAACAGCCCGGCCAAGATATTCTATGATGATAAAGAAATCGTGATTTTTGCCGATATTATGCCGCGCGCCGAAATTCACCTGCTGGTCTGCCCCAAAGCCCATTATAAGACCTTGCTGGATATTCCGGATGATCTCTTGATGAAAGTAATCAACCGGATCCGGGTGCTGGCGACAGAGTTGGGTTTAGAGGATAATTTTCGTCTGATTCTGAATAATGGCGCTCATTCCGGGCAAATTGTTGAACATCTTCACTTTCACTTCATGTCAAATGCGTCAAATGTGGACTTGCGATTCAAAAGTCAAAGCATTGGAAAAAGTTAG
The DNA window shown above is from Candidatus Zixiibacteriota bacterium and carries:
- a CDS encoding OmpA family protein: MTDEDKKRPIIVVKKKGAHEGHHGGAWKVAYADFVTAMMAFFLVMWLVNQSDKIKEGVGGYFRDPVGFSDKAGKGVFEGGNSAVKDLKSELVKRREAEKQVLESTGQKIREAISNSPDMAKLKDFVEIEMTPEGLRIQLIDAATHPDSSNFFDLGSAKLKARTSVLLEEIAADLGALPNHIIVEGHTDSKPYTGRTEYSNWELSADRANSARRLMEASGLRPKQIIEIRGEADSQPKIAKDPEDPRNRRVAIIVLNEEHDDRIKNIEVGSELAQKPK
- the motA gene encoding flagellar motor stator protein MotA; this encodes MLAIIGIFIVAGAVIGGFLMEKGQMMVLFQPAEFLIIGGAALGTLLVGVPPKVLKSIMSSLGKILGSGPTKKSYTDLLAMMYELFNVARKDGLVGLEAHIESPEKSAVLSKYPELMKNHHALGFLVDTMRLIIMGGVPEHDLESMMDLDLETHHHENLQSSISLARVGDALPGLGIVAAVLGVVITMGAIDGPPSEIGEKVGAALVGTFLGVLLSYGFVQPLAANIEQMTDAESKYYICLKQGLLAFHKGFAASIAVEFARRVITSDVRPSFFEVEEACRATKAPKAG
- a CDS encoding HIT domain-containing protein, with product MNCLFCKIAAANSPAKIFYDDKEIVIFADIMPRAEIHLLVCPKAHYKTLLDIPDDLLMKVINRIRVLATELGLEDNFRLILNNGAHSGQIVEHLHFHFMSNASNVDLRFKSQSIGKS